In Bacilli bacterium, one genomic interval encodes:
- the gcvH gene encoding glycine cleavage system protein GcvH: protein MHAPANLKYSEDHEWAKVENNRVTVGITDFAQAELGDIVFVELPQVGDTVTLGEPFGSVESVKTVSELYAPVTGKVVAVNASLSESPEKVNSSPYEDGWMIVVEAENPSELDQLWDAEKYTATYDV from the coding sequence ACCGGCAAATTTGAAGTACAGTGAAGATCACGAATGGGCAAAAGTGGAAAACAATCGCGTTACGGTAGGCATCACCGATTTTGCGCAAGCGGAGTTGGGAGATATTGTTTTTGTCGAGCTGCCGCAAGTTGGCGATACCGTCACCTTGGGCGAGCCGTTCGGCAGCGTGGAATCGGTGAAAACCGTTTCGGAGCTGTATGCGCCGGTAACGGGAAAAGTTGTGGCCGTCAACGCGTCGCTTTCGGAATCGCCGGAGAAGGTCAACTCGTCTCCGTATGAAGACGGCTGGATGATTGTCGTGGAGGCGGAAAATCCGTCCGAGCTTGATCAGTTGTGGGATGCCGAAAAGTATACGGCCACTTACGACGTCTGA